A window of the Brassica oleracea var. oleracea cultivar TO1000 chromosome C1, BOL, whole genome shotgun sequence genome harbors these coding sequences:
- the LOC106331048 gene encoding uncharacterized protein LOC106331048, which translates to MARRFTKEEKGKHQLADTNEPIIKRIKAPYVDTAALIKENALTLIGRVINSQEQRISALIPALPRKWHIQGRAVGSDLGHGCFQFRFEKEEDLERVLDNRPYHFAYWMVILQRWEPVISATFPSQIPFWIRIKGLPLHFWHEDMICDVGKELGTLMNHELTKTSARIKVLIDGLKPLEKKYIIEYDSGEESIIYLEYEKLENHCSFCQSLSHLKKDCLHYLEGNKTLTSQKNLEEPKKLEDQNNYERRATPSDRRNEKIYKDKDMNQRYLRLEMSDYNKERSPKVFNDRVDRHDNSFGNRVATKQTRVPPPVKATTDMADTTQNWCSRTHTQEVENQGYVSPPYTNRRHVRRERNYMRAPLPQRGLSE; encoded by the coding sequence ATGGCTCGTCGTTTCACCAAGGAAGAAAAAGGAAAACACCAGTTGGCTGATACTAACGAACCTATCATCAAAAGGATCAAAGCTCCATATGTGGATACTGCAGCGCTTATCAAAGAAAACGCTCTCACCCTCATAGGCAGAGTTATCAACTCACAAGAGCAGAGAATATCGGCGCTCATCCCAGCTCTACCTCGAAAATGGCACATACAAGGAAGAGCAGTTGGGTCAGATCTTGGTCATGGCTGTTTCCAGTTCAGGTTTGAAAAAGAAGAAGACCTTGAGAGAGTTCTGGACAACAGACCTTACCATTTTGCATACTGGATGGTCATCCTCCAACGCTGGGAACCGGTCATCTCTGCCACCTTCCCCTCGCAAATCCCCTTTTGGATCCGTATCAAAGGGCTACCGCTCCACTTCTGGCACGAGGATATGATATGTGACGTTGGAAAGGAGCTCGGAACGCTGATGAACCACGAACTCACCAAGACATCTGCAAGAATCAAAGTTCTGATTGACGGTCTAAAACCTCTAGAGAAGAAATACATCATTGAATATGATTCAGGGGAAGAGAGTATAATCTACCTGGAATATGAGAAACTCGAGAATCACTGCTCTTTCTGCCAATCCCTCTCACACTTGAAGAAAGATTGTCTCCACTACTTGGAAGGCAACAAAACCCTAACAAGCCAAAAGAATCTCGAAGAACCTAAGAAACTAGAAGATCAGAACAACTATGAGAGAAGAGCAACTCCTAGCGACAGGAGGAATGAGAAAATCTACAAAGACAAGGATATGAATCAACGTTACCTAAGACTGGAGATGTCTGATTACAACAAGGAAAGGAGCCCAAAGGTTTTCAACGACAGAGTGGACAGGCACGATAATAGCTTTGGAAACAGAGTTGCAACCAAACAAACCAGAGTACCTCCACCGGTCAAAGCGACGACTGACATGGCTGACACTACGCAAAACTGGTGTAGTAGAACACACACTCAGGAAGTGGAAAACCAAGGTTATGTCTCACCACCCTACACAAACAGGAGACATGTTAGGAGAGAGAGGAACTATATGCGAGCTCCTTTACCCCAGAGAGGACTTAGTGAATGA